A genomic segment from bacterium encodes:
- a CDS encoding SGNH/GDSL hydrolase family protein → MAQDTFEAPPLPDNLSELGKNIQRTMTLLATSTPEHRNTVRILFYGQSVTAGKWSYALADDLRRQYPNANLTIENRAIGGYGAEALVKTADYDLYPFYPDLTIYHCWGGVKGGQQEEIIKRIRQRTTSEILLWTTHFRFNPSLPKETPLDDPGVVGSTNDDEERCALWRQLAPKYGCEIAEVRERLRVYLKEHNLYPKDTLADSVHPNELGHFLIRKLIAPWLRYDPKFPQDPWQHLVTTVPVDDARVTKGPNGALKLSCDGNRIDVIAQHTAEAKLGTAKVLLDDQPPSANPDLYYHSRPTAAPNVWWPSINQFGHEKPLVCEQWTLKFTECDPEKKVLKFAVEGSVTGPDGEGDASQRFVSNSGRVVIEPSAWNVMWALTYSKKPVPEGYVVKWETKPLFTDSYQAPATPDAALEYATNLAMLMSNGSHTIELIPNGDGPVPVEGFKVYAPPLK, encoded by the coding sequence ATGGCCCAGGACACGTTCGAGGCCCCGCCGCTGCCGGACAATCTGAGCGAGCTGGGCAAGAACATCCAGCGCACCATGACGCTGCTGGCCACCAGCACGCCCGAGCACCGCAACACCGTGCGCATTCTGTTCTACGGCCAGTCCGTCACCGCCGGCAAGTGGTCGTACGCGCTGGCCGATGACCTGCGCCGGCAGTACCCCAACGCGAACCTGACCATCGAGAACCGCGCCATCGGCGGCTACGGGGCCGAGGCGCTGGTGAAGACCGCCGACTACGACCTGTACCCCTTCTATCCCGACCTGACGATCTACCACTGCTGGGGCGGGGTGAAGGGCGGCCAGCAGGAGGAGATCATCAAGCGCATTCGCCAGCGCACCACCTCCGAGATCCTGCTGTGGACCACCCACTTCCGCTTCAACCCGTCCCTGCCGAAGGAGACGCCGCTGGACGACCCCGGCGTGGTCGGCTCGACGAACGACGACGAGGAGCGGTGTGCCCTGTGGCGGCAACTGGCGCCCAAGTACGGCTGCGAGATCGCGGAGGTCCGCGAGCGCCTGCGGGTGTACCTCAAGGAGCACAACCTGTACCCCAAGGACACGCTGGCCGACAGCGTCCACCCCAACGAGCTGGGCCATTTCCTGATCCGCAAGCTGATCGCCCCCTGGCTGCGCTACGACCCGAAGTTCCCCCAGGACCCGTGGCAGCACCTCGTGACGACCGTCCCGGTGGACGACGCGCGCGTCACGAAGGGCCCCAACGGCGCCCTGAAGCTGTCCTGCGACGGCAACCGCATAGATGTCATCGCGCAGCACACCGCGGAGGCGAAGCTGGGCACGGCGAAGGTGCTGCTCGACGACCAGCCGCCCTCGGCCAATCCAGACCTGTACTATCATTCGCGCCCCACCGCCGCCCCGAATGTCTGGTGGCCCTCCATCAACCAGTTCGGGCACGAGAAGCCGCTGGTGTGCGAGCAGTGGACGCTCAAGTTCACGGAGTGCGACCCGGAGAAGAAGGTCCTGAAGTTCGCAGTCGAGGGCTCCGTGACGGGCCCCGACGGCGAGGGCGACGCCAGCCAGCGCTTCGTCTCCAACTCGGGCCGCGTCGTCATCGAGCCCTCGGCGTGGAATGTCATGTGGGCGCTGACCTACTCCAAGAAGCCGGTGCCGGAGGGCTATGTCGTGAAGTGGGAGACGAAGCCCCTGTTCACGGACAGCTACCAGGCCCCGGCCACCCCGGACGCCGCGCTGGAGTACGCCACGAACCTGGCGATGCTGATGAGCAACGGCTCGCACACCATCGAGCTGATCCCCAATGGCGACGGGCCGGTGCCGGTGGAGGGCTTCAAGGTCTACGCGCCGCCGCTGAAGTAG
- a CDS encoding SIMPL domain-containing protein, translated as MRQAGVVVTVMWLFVASACSAQSVPTLKAAGTAVVQVQPDQVCVNVSVRTESKEVATARQQAAEKMAGILKAVRALDVPDIIISTEAFQVRPVLKPLGKDVQQYSPDPGAELAREVVGYSVTNSVGVELNGPPEKVVPAVSRVIDAAVKHGATNVGNPQFIKVDTGPAYREALEKATKDAVENLQAIARGLGVKITGYQYGGMFPEPGIEEYYGGREVAYLSAGGPPGGGPGGPPAMPTPVEARAIAIAATVYVSASTAP; from the coding sequence ATGCGCCAGGCAGGGGTCGTAGTGACCGTGATGTGGCTGTTTGTCGCGTCGGCGTGCAGCGCGCAGAGCGTTCCGACACTGAAGGCAGCGGGCACGGCGGTGGTGCAGGTGCAGCCGGACCAGGTGTGTGTGAATGTGTCCGTGCGCACGGAGAGCAAGGAAGTGGCGACCGCGCGACAGCAGGCCGCTGAGAAGATGGCCGGCATCCTCAAGGCGGTGCGGGCCCTTGACGTGCCGGACATCATCATCTCCACCGAGGCGTTCCAGGTGCGGCCGGTGCTCAAGCCGCTGGGCAAGGATGTCCAGCAATACAGCCCTGACCCCGGGGCCGAACTGGCCCGCGAGGTCGTCGGCTACAGCGTGACCAACTCCGTGGGCGTCGAACTCAACGGGCCGCCGGAGAAGGTGGTGCCCGCCGTGTCGCGCGTCATTGACGCGGCTGTGAAGCACGGGGCCACCAACGTCGGCAACCCGCAGTTCATCAAGGTGGACACGGGGCCGGCCTACCGCGAGGCACTCGAGAAGGCGACCAAGGATGCCGTCGAGAACCTGCAGGCCATCGCCCGCGGTCTCGGCGTGAAGATCACCGGCTACCAGTACGGCGGCATGTTCCCCGAGCCGGGCATCGAGGAGTACTACGGGGGGCGCGAAGTGGCCTATCTGAGCGCCGGCGGTCCGCCCGGGGGCGGCCCCGGCGGGCCCCCGGCCATGCCCACCCCCGTGGAGGCCCGGGCGATCGCCATCGCGGCGACGGTCTACGTGTCCGCCAGCACCGCGCCGTGA
- a CDS encoding DUF1559 domain-containing protein, protein MRRSGFTLIELLVVIAIIAILAAILFPVFAKAREKARQSSCSSNVKQMALAFLQYAQDYDERLPAGIGYWTPYRTAAAADRGDNFWVANVYPYCKNGQMFVCPSGGAFSSAINDWPAMTEVPTMSYGANMRLNRVALGTVAEPSSCYMISDDNNSYVYLYNTITALDPSYDWDSQLPQAAARHNEGMNFAFVDGHVKWLSWASLNKSANVDGKFPLVWPDDTSQ, encoded by the coding sequence ATGAGACGCTCAGGCTTCACACTCATTGAGCTGTTGGTCGTGATCGCGATCATCGCCATCCTGGCCGCGATTCTGTTCCCGGTGTTCGCCAAGGCACGCGAGAAAGCGCGACAGAGCTCGTGCAGCTCCAACGTCAAGCAGATGGCACTGGCATTCCTGCAGTATGCGCAGGACTACGACGAGAGATTGCCGGCCGGCATAGGGTATTGGACGCCCTACAGGACCGCCGCGGCCGCCGACCGCGGCGACAACTTCTGGGTGGCCAACGTGTACCCGTACTGCAAGAACGGCCAGATGTTCGTCTGCCCCAGCGGCGGAGCTTTCAGCTCGGCCATCAACGACTGGCCCGCGATGACCGAGGTGCCGACCATGTCGTACGGGGCCAACATGCGCCTCAACCGGGTAGCTCTGGGCACGGTCGCCGAGCCGTCCAGTTGCTACATGATCTCCGATGACAACAACAGCTATGTCTACCTGTACAACACCATCACCGCACTCGACCCGAGCTACGACTGGGACTCGCAGTTGCCGCAGGCTGCGGCCCGCCACAACGAGGGCATGAACTTCGCGTTCGTGGACGGCCATGTGAAGTGGCTGTCCTGGGCCTCACTCAACAAGAGCGCCAACGTGGACGGCAAGTTCCCGCTGGTCTGGCCAGACGACACCTCCCAGTAG
- a CDS encoding sulfatase-like hydrolase/transferase — MPQPSVLFILVDDMGYGDFSVFNGGLSQTPTLDALMAESVCFTQHYTGSPVCNPSRACLMTGRYPHRTGSIDTLEWRGLERLALRETTLADMLQAAGYATGLVGKWHLGAYDPRYHPCRRGFDEAVCFRGGMHDYYNWRIEFGTDTVRRGDGTYLTDLWTQEACGFLRRHQREPFFLHVTFNAPHTPLQVPDEERAPFADLDVTPGVQTLYGMIRRMDRGVAQILGTLDELGLRDNTIVCFCSDNGPQFGGQGDECLNRFNCEFHGAKGSVYEGGIRVPMLLRWPDGLAGSRTCDHMVHMSDWLPTLLAMTGTPLPAGNLPLDGVDQWPTIEGGVQAPALQRCWQWNRYTPLVECNAAIRDGDWKLVRPTIREAMNMPDLKWWHMSMYEYEYFLEHGVIQEPYPEREVPPPPAPELYNIAQDPLEQTNLAGEHPDTARRLLRDLETWFAEVEAERATIEDVW; from the coding sequence ATGCCTCAGCCCAGCGTGCTGTTCATCCTCGTGGACGACATGGGCTACGGGGACTTCAGCGTCTTCAATGGCGGGCTGTCCCAGACGCCCACCCTCGACGCGCTCATGGCCGAGAGCGTCTGCTTCACCCAGCACTACACCGGCTCACCCGTGTGCAACCCCTCGCGCGCGTGCTTGATGACCGGGCGCTACCCACACCGCACCGGCTCGATTGACACGCTCGAATGGCGCGGACTGGAGCGCCTCGCCCTGCGTGAGACGACGCTGGCTGACATGCTCCAGGCGGCGGGCTACGCCACCGGCCTTGTCGGCAAGTGGCACCTGGGTGCCTACGACCCGCGTTATCACCCGTGCCGGCGAGGCTTTGATGAAGCCGTCTGTTTCCGCGGCGGGATGCACGACTACTACAACTGGCGGATCGAGTTTGGCACGGACACCGTGCGGCGCGGGGACGGGACGTACCTGACCGACCTGTGGACCCAGGAGGCCTGCGGCTTCCTGCGCCGCCACCAGCGCGAGCCGTTCTTCCTGCACGTCACCTTCAATGCCCCCCACACCCCTCTGCAAGTCCCCGACGAGGAGCGCGCGCCCTTCGCCGACCTGGACGTGACCCCCGGCGTCCAGACGCTCTACGGCATGATCCGCCGCATGGACCGGGGCGTGGCGCAGATCCTCGGGACACTGGATGAGCTGGGCCTGCGGGACAACACCATCGTCTGCTTCTGCAGCGACAACGGCCCGCAGTTCGGCGGGCAGGGCGACGAATGCCTCAACCGCTTCAACTGCGAGTTCCACGGCGCCAAGGGCAGCGTGTACGAGGGCGGCATTCGCGTGCCGATGCTCCTGCGCTGGCCGGACGGCCTGGCCGGCAGCCGCACGTGCGACCACATGGTCCACATGAGCGACTGGCTACCGACGCTGCTGGCGATGACGGGGACGCCGCTGCCCGCGGGGAACCTGCCGCTCGACGGCGTGGACCAGTGGCCGACAATCGAGGGCGGGGTACAAGCCCCCGCCCTACAGCGCTGCTGGCAGTGGAACCGCTACACGCCGCTGGTGGAGTGCAACGCGGCGATCCGTGACGGGGACTGGAAGCTGGTGCGGCCTACCATCCGTGAGGCCATGAACATGCCGGACCTCAAGTGGTGGCACATGTCCATGTACGAGTATGAATACTTCCTCGAACATGGCGTCATCCAGGAGCCGTACCCGGAGCGCGAGGTCCCGCCGCCCCCGGCGCCCGAGCTGTACAACATCGCGCAAGACCCGCTGGAACAGACGAACCTGGCCGGCGAGCACCCGGATACCGCGCGACGCCTGCTGCGCGACCTGGAGACGTGGTTTGCAGAGGTGGAGGCGGAGCGGGCGACGATTGAGGACGTGTGGTGA
- a CDS encoding Gfo/Idh/MocA family oxidoreductase — protein MDKLRIGIIGVGGRGTCNAQAVNAREDVELVGTCDIRQERLDLCDAEGLAGKRFLNYRDLLDEGLDAVCINTDNDQHCEETLAAAERGLHVYCEKPIALTVADARRMVEATRNVATVVNLSMRAAPEYQFMCQVIREQRYGKLLCVGAVHPKPSGLLVQGKGHRATNDPAVWGPILMHDGVHISEWLRYMGGEVQTVVARTKTTGPDPLNEEFIHAVTTHDDDVLGALSYMAMPFIPTKQYAICEQASLWPVRDSDGVRLHVAKVGADDEELPVPPLPLGGDAYYVDEFVRAIREGHRPYANMEDGMEGQRIVEAIRRSGQTGELVRMDDV, from the coding sequence ATGGACAAGCTACGCATCGGCATCATCGGCGTCGGCGGGCGGGGCACGTGCAACGCGCAGGCGGTCAACGCCCGCGAGGACGTGGAGCTGGTCGGCACCTGCGACATCCGCCAGGAGCGCCTCGACCTGTGCGATGCCGAGGGCCTCGCCGGCAAGCGCTTCCTGAACTACCGCGACCTGCTGGACGAGGGTCTCGACGCCGTGTGCATCAACACCGACAACGATCAGCACTGCGAGGAGACGCTGGCGGCGGCGGAGCGCGGGTTGCACGTGTACTGCGAAAAGCCCATCGCGCTTACCGTCGCCGACGCGCGCCGGATGGTCGAGGCCACGCGCAACGTCGCCACGGTCGTGAACCTGAGTATGCGCGCGGCGCCCGAGTACCAGTTCATGTGCCAGGTGATCCGCGAGCAGCGCTACGGGAAGCTGCTGTGCGTCGGGGCGGTGCACCCGAAGCCCTCCGGCCTGCTCGTCCAGGGCAAGGGCCATCGCGCCACCAACGACCCCGCCGTGTGGGGGCCGATCCTGATGCATGACGGTGTGCACATCAGCGAGTGGCTGCGCTACATGGGCGGCGAGGTGCAGACGGTCGTCGCCCGCACGAAGACCACCGGCCCCGACCCGCTCAATGAGGAGTTCATCCACGCCGTCACGACCCATGATGACGACGTGCTCGGCGCCCTGTCGTACATGGCGATGCCCTTCATCCCCACCAAGCAGTACGCGATCTGCGAGCAGGCCAGCCTCTGGCCTGTGCGCGACAGTGACGGCGTGCGTCTGCACGTAGCGAAGGTCGGCGCGGACGACGAGGAGTTGCCGGTGCCGCCCCTGCCGCTGGGTGGGGATGCGTACTACGTGGACGAGTTCGTCCGCGCCATCCGCGAGGGCCACCGGCCGTACGCGAACATGGAGGACGGGATGGAGGGCCAGCGGATCGTCGAGGCCATCCGGAGGTCCGGCCAGACGGGCGAGTTGGTGCGGATGGATGACGTCTAG
- a CDS encoding BrnA antitoxin family protein, protein MPKRPKMLPHFETEEEELLFWETHHPADYIEGPVDVILRLKKRPKKTVTMRMDQLLYDRLRTVAAEHDVPYQRLIQEFVREGLRGLMAKERRRAKADT, encoded by the coding sequence GTGCCGAAGCGGCCGAAGATGCTGCCTCACTTCGAGACCGAGGAAGAGGAACTGCTGTTCTGGGAGACCCACCACCCTGCCGACTACATTGAGGGGCCGGTTGACGTGATCCTGCGCCTCAAGAAGCGGCCCAAGAAGACCGTCACGATGCGGATGGACCAGTTGCTCTATGACCGCCTCCGCACCGTGGCGGCTGAGCATGACGTGCCCTATCAGCGTCTCATCCAGGAGTTCGTGCGCGAGGGCCTGCGGGGACTGATGGCCAAGGAGCGCAGACGGGCCAAAGCTGATACCTGA
- a CDS encoding ankyrin repeat domain-containing protein, which translates to MPRGALLILAVVLTLPPATAAPTPPAFVPLVIVLSGIPMENVRGLGMAEWQPDTKWIEIWNRSRCVVAIREGQRQALRIHYPEPNEPFLLETAPTRWQGTLYVPVSLEREFGWTVTWDPAKGMVTWTGEEDGKPTTFTRVRMDLPLLAAQKHDLATLRRLLRASPEIAKAPSGGNEYTLLHWATARDDLPVMQALLTAGADVNALARHNDWVGPPAADECGETPLHTAARAGRVAAARLLLAHGASVATRDDEGLNTPLHLAVLAGRVDLVRLLLEHRADVAAQARLGNTPLHLAAQAGNTTIAALLLAAGAKATARNDDVRGMAGRDPGNEPIHLAAGTGNVAMVSLLLQYGADVNAVGQYYYTPLHRAAAIGSLPLVYFLLARHASITAQDMGGRTPLHWAARSGHVAVAKLLLSVGAPVTSAYTTPLHLAAEQGRLAVAKLLLDRRAPVNAQDGTHKTPLHLAAESGHADVVKLLIARGASLTAEDCDGQMPLHRAVEYGQTATAVALLGAGAKLESPSRDGATPLYTAALYGRLAIVKLLLGRGAAVDGTGGHIGTPLIAAADHWSSQAGEQVFAQIAGALLDAGADTTARDGEDKTALHCAARHGYVAIARLLLGHGAQVNAADRMGTTPLHEAATTAQTVLATLLLDRGADPEARDRQGRTPLDLVGDSSDYRGRAPDMARLLVGHGAQPSLHLAASLWDADTIRRLLAAGADVNARDGRGRTPLHRVVGLDTLGRGSDQAVAAVQALLAAGADPNAKDKEGRTPLAVAGPSTLECFIPLLEGGADPNVRSSWSSTWPLHMAVRFGGRHLDIVKALVEHGADVNATNTSGHTPLAEAVEGGHKEIGDYLRAHGAHE; encoded by the coding sequence ATGCCGCGAGGGGCTCTCCTCATCCTCGCGGTCGTCCTGACGCTGCCGCCGGCCACCGCCGCGCCAACGCCCCCCGCCTTCGTCCCGTTGGTCATCGTCCTGAGCGGCATCCCCATGGAGAACGTGCGCGGGCTTGGCATGGCGGAGTGGCAGCCGGACACCAAGTGGATCGAGATCTGGAACCGTAGTCGGTGTGTCGTGGCGATCCGGGAGGGCCAGCGCCAAGCCCTCCGCATTCACTACCCGGAGCCCAACGAGCCCTTCCTGCTGGAGACAGCCCCGACGCGCTGGCAGGGCACATTGTACGTCCCCGTCTCGCTGGAGCGCGAGTTCGGCTGGACGGTCACATGGGACCCCGCCAAGGGCATGGTCACCTGGACCGGCGAGGAAGACGGGAAGCCCACCACCTTCACCCGTGTGCGCATGGACCTCCCCCTCCTGGCCGCGCAGAAGCATGACTTGGCGACGCTAAGGCGGCTGCTACGCGCGTCGCCGGAGATCGCCAAGGCGCCCTCGGGAGGCAACGAGTACACGCTGCTGCACTGGGCGACGGCGCGCGACGATCTGCCGGTGATGCAGGCCCTGCTGACCGCCGGGGCGGATGTGAACGCGCTGGCACGGCACAATGACTGGGTTGGGCCTCCTGCCGCCGACGAGTGCGGTGAGACGCCGCTGCACACGGCGGCGCGGGCCGGCCGTGTCGCGGCCGCGCGGTTGCTTCTGGCGCACGGGGCGTCGGTCGCCACACGGGACGATGAGGGCCTCAACACCCCGCTGCATCTGGCGGTGCTGGCCGGACGGGTGGACCTGGTGCGGCTGCTGCTGGAACACAGGGCCGATGTCGCGGCGCAGGCGCGGCTCGGCAACACGCCGCTGCACCTGGCCGCCCAGGCCGGCAACACCACGATCGCGGCCCTGCTCCTGGCAGCGGGCGCGAAGGCGACCGCGCGCAACGACGACGTCAGAGGCATGGCCGGCCGTGATCCGGGCAACGAGCCCATTCACCTCGCCGCCGGGACCGGGAACGTGGCGATGGTCAGCCTGCTGCTCCAGTACGGGGCAGACGTGAACGCGGTCGGGCAGTACTACTACACGCCGTTGCATCGCGCCGCCGCCATCGGCTCATTGCCACTCGTGTACTTCCTCCTCGCCCGCCACGCCAGCATCACCGCCCAGGACATGGGCGGCCGCACGCCCTTGCACTGGGCGGCGCGCAGCGGGCATGTCGCGGTGGCGAAGCTGTTGCTGAGCGTAGGGGCACCGGTGACCAGCGCCTACACGACGCCCCTGCACCTGGCGGCCGAGCAGGGGCGTCTGGCGGTGGCGAAGCTGCTCCTGGACCGCCGGGCACCGGTCAATGCGCAGGACGGCACCCACAAGACGCCCCTCCACCTGGCGGCCGAGAGCGGCCATGCCGACGTGGTGAAGCTGCTGATTGCCCGCGGCGCGAGCCTGACCGCTGAGGACTGTGACGGGCAGATGCCGCTGCACCGCGCGGTGGAGTACGGCCAGACCGCGACCGCCGTCGCGCTGCTCGGCGCTGGCGCGAAGCTCGAGTCGCCATCCCGCGATGGGGCAACGCCGCTGTATACAGCGGCCCTGTACGGACGGCTGGCGATAGTGAAGCTGCTGCTGGGGCGGGGCGCGGCGGTGGACGGCACAGGCGGCCACATCGGTACGCCGCTGATCGCCGCGGCGGATCATTGGAGCAGCCAGGCCGGTGAGCAGGTGTTCGCCCAGATCGCGGGCGCGCTGCTGGACGCCGGCGCCGACACGACGGCGCGGGATGGGGAGGACAAGACGGCGCTGCACTGCGCCGCGCGTCACGGCTACGTCGCGATCGCCCGGCTCCTGCTCGGCCACGGGGCCCAGGTCAACGCCGCCGACCGCATGGGCACCACGCCGCTGCACGAGGCCGCGACCACGGCGCAGACCGTGCTCGCGACGCTGCTGCTCGACCGTGGCGCCGATCCGGAGGCCCGCGACCGGCAGGGCCGCACGCCGCTCGACCTCGTAGGGGACAGTTCGGACTACCGGGGGCGGGCCCCCGACATGGCGCGGCTGCTCGTCGGCCATGGGGCGCAGCCGAGCCTGCATCTGGCGGCCTCGCTGTGGGACGCCGACACGATCCGCCGGCTCCTCGCCGCGGGCGCCGACGTCAACGCCCGCGATGGGCGCGGGCGCACGCCGCTGCACCGGGTGGTGGGTCTGGACACGCTGGGACGCGGGAGCGACCAGGCGGTCGCGGCCGTGCAGGCGCTGCTGGCCGCCGGGGCTGACCCGAACGCCAAAGACAAGGAGGGACGCACGCCCCTGGCGGTGGCCGGGCCGAGCACGCTGGAGTGCTTCATCCCCCTGCTGGAGGGCGGGGCCGACCCCAACGTGCGCAGCAGTTGGAGCAGCACCTGGCCCCTGCACATGGCGGTCCGTTTCGGCGGTCGTCATCTCGACATCGTCAAGGCGCTCGTGGAGCACGGCGCCGATGTCAATGCCACCAACACCTCTGGCCACACGCCGCTGGCGGAGGCGGTAGAAGGTGGCCACAAGGAGATCGGCGACTACCTGCGCGCGCACGGAGCGCACGAGTAG
- a CDS encoding SGNH/GDSL hydrolase family protein has translation MTIYRLAVLALVVLLPTLCQGDPTVFPELNTSLATGQRPVKIVGFGDSITGVYYHSGGRRAWTEMLGLALQRVHPQAKITTINAGVSGGNTASGLARMGKDVLGHKPDLVVIMFGMNDVVANTPEAYEANLRTMVSKCREINAQVVLCTPNWITESNGSRQLSKLAAYAEIVRKVAADLGVPLTDCFSIYEAVAMLDTRQYTLLMSDGIHPNMRGHKLFAESMAETITGRKVSLAEVGPLPGLPHVLAKLKAGQPLRVVAMPPYDELIGPALKALYPQAQLEIVKWETAGQTVAQIEAQAKAQGWMGMRDHPELPKPDLVVFAVPAAATAPDFARFYRGYTWVLNWSLSFGVAQWDAFVVLPEVAQTQLTAEEQERAAWALEVATGQDLPYLVRPQGSQADAATLLGDWLRGQLSP, from the coding sequence ATGACCATCTACCGCTTGGCTGTGCTCGCACTCGTCGTACTGCTGCCCACCCTTTGCCAGGGAGATCCCACCGTGTTTCCCGAACTGAACACCTCGCTCGCAACCGGCCAGCGCCCGGTCAAGATCGTCGGCTTCGGCGACAGCATCACCGGTGTGTACTACCATTCGGGCGGGCGGCGCGCCTGGACCGAGATGCTCGGCCTGGCCCTGCAGCGCGTCCACCCACAGGCCAAGATCACGACCATCAACGCCGGCGTCAGCGGCGGCAACACCGCCAGCGGCCTGGCGCGCATGGGCAAGGACGTGCTGGGCCACAAGCCCGACCTCGTGGTCATCATGTTCGGAATGAACGACGTGGTCGCCAACACGCCCGAGGCCTACGAGGCCAACCTGCGCACGATGGTCAGCAAGTGCCGCGAGATCAACGCCCAGGTCGTGCTCTGCACGCCCAACTGGATCACCGAGAGCAACGGCTCACGCCAGCTCAGCAAGCTCGCCGCATACGCTGAGATCGTGCGCAAGGTCGCGGCAGACCTGGGCGTGCCCCTTACCGACTGCTTCTCGATCTACGAAGCCGTCGCGATGCTGGACACGCGGCAGTACACGCTCCTGATGAGCGATGGCATCCACCCCAACATGCGCGGGCACAAGCTGTTCGCCGAGAGCATGGCCGAGACGATCACCGGGCGGAAGGTGTCGCTGGCCGAGGTGGGGCCGCTGCCGGGGCTGCCGCACGTGCTGGCGAAGCTGAAGGCGGGGCAGCCGCTGCGCGTCGTCGCCATGCCGCCCTACGATGAGCTGATCGGCCCGGCGCTCAAGGCGCTGTACCCGCAGGCCCAACTGGAGATCGTGAAGTGGGAGACGGCGGGGCAGACCGTCGCGCAGATCGAGGCCCAGGCCAAAGCGCAGGGGTGGATGGGAATGCGCGACCATCCGGAGCTGCCCAAGCCCGACCTGGTCGTGTTCGCCGTGCCGGCCGCGGCCACGGCGCCGGACTTCGCGCGCTTCTATCGCGGCTATACGTGGGTGCTGAACTGGTCGCTCAGCTTCGGGGTGGCGCAATGGGACGCCTTCGTAGTGCTGCCCGAGGTGGCCCAGACGCAACTGACCGCCGAGGAGCAGGAGCGGGCAGCATGGGCGCTGGAGGTCGCGACGGGGCAGGACTTGCCGTACCTCGTCCGTCCCCAGGGCAGCCAGGCCGACGCGGCGACGCTGCTCGGTGATTGGCTGCGGGGGCAACTCAGCCCGTAG
- a CDS encoding sulfatase-like hydrolase/transferase, with protein MPDMPHNLLVLLCDQLQRATLPTYGGPVPTPTWERLAGRGVVFDRAYCATPLCVPTRPSMMTGRWPHAHGATSFGEGLDTLHAGEELWIDRCLDAGYHVAYDGVWHVNRRPEDDRSAEYDLFNSGSFPYGEHVEMLVAQGGREGEQRAAVRTPKDGGGWHDWSFSIPVPAVWTKPLSEHPDMLRARRVADFIRATPAGGPFAAWCSLAAPHPPLLVPEPYFSLFAPQDMTPPPGYGEAMEELPRAVSETPGAQSVRGWTWEQWARAMAAYLGYVAFADACLGVVLDALEASGRADETVVLASCDHGEMLGSHNLYQKGVMYERSIGVPLVLVAPGVAPGRRGQLVSQVDYAPTVLELLGLPPLPHAQGESLVPLLHDAAHPGRDFVCAEFNGYIHGGVHTRAAMSRRYKYVYAHGDREQLFDLQRDPGELHNLAGRPETYDVRARHRVALTDWMTRTGDNLTPEFAP; from the coding sequence ATGCCCGACATGCCCCACAACTTGCTCGTGTTGCTGTGCGACCAGCTCCAGCGGGCGACGTTGCCCACCTACGGCGGCCCGGTGCCCACGCCGACGTGGGAACGACTCGCCGGTCGCGGAGTCGTCTTCGACCGCGCGTACTGCGCCACGCCCCTGTGCGTGCCGACACGCCCCTCGATGATGACGGGGCGCTGGCCGCACGCCCACGGCGCCACGAGCTTCGGCGAGGGCCTCGACACACTCCACGCCGGGGAGGAGCTATGGATCGACCGCTGCCTGGACGCCGGCTACCACGTCGCGTACGACGGCGTCTGGCACGTCAACCGGCGGCCCGAGGACGACCGCAGCGCCGAGTATGACCTGTTCAACTCCGGCAGCTTTCCGTACGGCGAGCATGTGGAGATGCTGGTGGCGCAGGGCGGCCGCGAGGGCGAGCAGCGGGCCGCTGTGCGGACACCCAAGGATGGCGGCGGCTGGCACGACTGGAGCTTCAGCATCCCCGTGCCGGCCGTGTGGACCAAGCCCCTGTCTGAGCATCCGGACATGCTACGCGCCCGGCGCGTCGCGGACTTCATCCGCGCGACGCCCGCCGGGGGCCCCTTCGCTGCGTGGTGCTCGCTGGCCGCGCCGCACCCGCCGCTCCTCGTGCCCGAGCCCTACTTCAGCCTCTTCGCGCCCCAAGACATGACGCCGCCGCCGGGCTATGGCGAGGCCATGGAGGAGCTGCCCAGAGCCGTGAGCGAGACCCCGGGCGCGCAATCCGTGCGCGGGTGGACATGGGAGCAGTGGGCCCGCGCCATGGCGGCCTATCTGGGCTACGTCGCCTTCGCCGACGCCTGCCTGGGGGTCGTGCTGGACGCCCTGGAGGCGTCGGGACGTGCGGACGAGACGGTCGTGCTGGCCTCGTGCGACCACGGGGAGATGCTCGGGAGCCACAACCTGTACCAGAAGGGCGTCATGTACGAGCGCTCCATCGGCGTGCCGCTCGTGCTGGTTGCCCCGGGCGTGGCCCCGGGGCGGCGGGGGCAGCTCGTGTCACAGGTAGACTACGCGCCGACGGTGCTGGAGTTGCTGGGCCTCCCGCCGCTGCCGCACGCGCAGGGGGAGAGCCTCGTGCCGCTGCTGCATGACGCCGCGCACCCGGGCCGCGACTTCGTGTGCGCCGAGTTCAACGGCTACATCCACGGCGGCGTCCACACCCGCGCGGCGATGTCGCGCCGCTACAAGTACGTGTACGCCCACGGTGACCGGGAGCAGCTCTTCGACCTGCAGCGCGACCCGGGCGAGTTGCACAACCTCGCGGGCCGGCCGGAGACCTATGATGTACGCGCGCGCCACCGTGTCGCACTGACCGACTGGATGACCCGCACCGGAGACAACCTGACGCCGGAGTTCGCCCCATGA